From Hirundo rustica isolate bHirRus1 chromosome 1, bHirRus1.pri.v3, whole genome shotgun sequence, a single genomic window includes:
- the RIPK1 gene encoding receptor-interacting serine/threonine-protein kinase 1, giving the protein MSLEDIHMNTKDLLEKKQLDAGGFGVISLCFHKKHGYVVLKKVYTGPQRTEYNVSLLEEGRIMRRLQHDRVVKLLGVILEDGNYSLVMEYVDRGNMMKVLHNVSLPLSVRGRFVLEITEGMLYLHEQGLVHKDLKPENILVDRDFHIKIADLGVASFKCWSRLTQEETVRQKQMKSTCQNNAGTLFYMAPEHLRCVNAKPVEKSDVYSFGIVIWAIFANKEPYENGINETQICFGIMNGNRPDIREITDKCPVEIIDLMQQCWDEDSEKRPTFAEISERYKPFYYQNLEKNIEEDLKNLKEIRPESNELLHSMKSLQIDAVPEDTSNGQVDQPNSLHSSQGPMTSEVNEALFAASPKNQPIESCETSFASPDNLERKLQHEYNYHAYGSRMDKAVPPGVYSPEMTEEERRLRVSYDLFAKPSPASQRSELYPRGEKIGSNTNPYFWPQATATTPKWGNVDVFYGPNPNSLPTGNPVDAYGLYSASNLSLSKPPVPESGQNLLSQTNVNWYSKNSDTDTGYRDSTSFTRGTFAYYPSAPRISPVPYTDDSIKYNISNSSGIQIGSYNHMKIEEQNPHVSPSPLAMEEVYTHYEAMGIFDDTTVLTEKHLNLVREKLAKQWKHCARKLGFGDPEIDEIDHDYERDGLKEKVYQMLLKWEMREGSKGATVGKLAKALFGCQRLDLLSSLMQIQEE; this is encoded by the exons ATGTCTCTGGAAGACATCCACATGAACACCAAGGATTTGCTCGAAAAAAAGCAATTAGATGCTGGAggatttggagtaatttctTTGTGCTTTCACAAGAAACATGGATATGTAGTGTTAAAAAAAGTGTATACAGGACCACAGCGCACTGA GTACAATGTTTCCCTTCTTGAAGAAGGCAGGATTATGCGCAGACTGCAGCATGACCGTGTGGTGAAGTTACTTGGCGTCATTTTGGAAGATGGAAACTACTCACTTGTGATGGAGTATGTGGACCGGGGGAACATGATGAAAGTGCTACACAAT gTCTCACTACCTTTGTCAGTGAGAGGGCGTTTTGTGCTGGAGATCACAGAAGGAATGCTTTATCTGCATGAGCAAGGCCTTGTACACAAGGAcctaaaaccagaaaacatcCTTGTGGACAGAGACTTCCACATTAAG ATTGCAGATCTTGGTGTTGCCTCCTTTAAGTGCTGGAGTAGGCTGACCCAAGAAGAAACTGTCCGACAGAAGCAAATGAAGAGCACTTGCCAGAACAATGCTGGGACTCTTTTCTATATGGCACCAGAGCATTTACGCTGTGTTAATGCTAAACCAGTGGAGAAATCAGATGTTTACAGCTTTGGCATTGTGATCTGGGCAATTTTTGCTAACAAAGAGCCATACGAAA atggTATAAATGAAACCCAGATTTGCTTTGGCATCATGAATGGAAACAGACCAGACATAAGGGAGATCACTGATAAATGTCCAGTGGAAATTATTGACTTAATGCAGCAATGCTGGGATGAAGATTCAGAGAAACGTCCAACCTTTGCAG AAATCAGTGAAAGATACAAGCCATTTTACTATcaaaatctagaaaaaaatattgaagaagatctgaagaatttaaaa GAAATACGGCCTGAGTCAAATGAACTGCTGCATAGCATGAAATCCCTTCAAATAGATGCTGTACCAGAAGATACCAGCAATGGTCAAGTAG ATCAGCCTAATTCTCTACACAGCTCTCAAGGCCCCATGACCAGCGAGGTTAACGAAGCCCTGTTTGCTGCCTCCCCTAAGAACCAGCCCATTGAGAGCTGTGAGACCTCCTTTGCATCTCCTGATAATctggaaagaaaacttcagCATGAATACAACTACCACGCCTATGGGAGCCGGATGGATAAAGCAGTTCCACCTGGAGTATACAGCCCTGAAATgacagaggaggaaaggagactGAGAGTTTCCTACGATCTGTTTGCAAAGCCATCTCCTGCTTCTCAACGGAGCGAGCTGTATCCAAGAGGTGAAAAAATAGGATCAAACACTAATCCATATTTCTGGCCACAGGCAACTGCAACGACACCAAAATGGGGAAATGTAGATGTTTTTTACGGGCCCAATCCCAACAGCCTTCCAACAGGAAACCCAGTAGATGCCTATGGATTGTATTCAGCCAGTAACTTGAGCCTAAGTAAACCTCCTGTGCCGGAATCTGGACAAAACCTGCTGTCACAGACCAACGTGAACTGGTATTCAAAGAATTCAGACACAGATACAG GTTACAGGGATTCCACTTCTTTCACAAGGGGAACATTTGCATACTATCCCAGTGCACCCAGAATAAGCCCAG TTCCTTATACAGATGATTCAATCAAGTACAACATAAGTAACAGCTCTGGAATTCAAATTGGATCCTACAATCACATGAAGATTGAAGAGCAGAATCCACATGTCAGCCCTTCTCCTCTTGCTATGGAAGAAGTTTATACACATTATGAAGCAATGGGTATATTTG acgATACTACTGTCCTgacagaaaagcatttgaatCTAGTGAGAGAAAAGCTGGCTAAGCAGTGGAAGCACTGTGCTCGGAAACTGGGCTTTGGTGATCCTGAGATTGATGAAATTGATCATGACTATGAACGAGATGgactaaaagaaaaagtttacCAAATGCTGCTCAAGTGGGAAATGAGGGAAGGCTCCAAAGGTGCTACAGTTGGAAAACTTGCCAAGGCCCTCTTTGGCTGCCAAAGACTGGATCTCCTTAGTAGTTTGATGCAAATCCAAGAAGAATAA